In Salvelinus fontinalis isolate EN_2023a chromosome 25, ASM2944872v1, whole genome shotgun sequence, one genomic interval encodes:
- the LOC129822994 gene encoding uncharacterized protein LOC129822994 isoform X2, whose product MNRDYEQSAAFMNPNLINHCTGTGLSMSIAANRISYIFNFTGPSLSIDCACSSSLVALHLACQAIRQGDCEMALCGGVNCIIQPLVFVALSKAKMISPEGTSKPFSSKADGYGRGEGCGIILLKPLKKALKENDHVWGIISNTAVNQDGHTVTPITKPSMVQQEELLRGIYSESDLLSVQYIEAHGTGTPVGDPIEAGSISKVIAKARPPGSETLLIGSVKGNIGHTESAAGVAGLIKVLLMMKHETIVPSLFYSEDSASIDAKALNVMIPTKAEKWRDSIARVAGINNFGFGGTNAHVIVKQHKQSNVPQKSGRKSHNLFVLSASSEKSMSMMMEDTIQQIDRDNKGDLEALAYTSACRRSHLKHRYRKAFRTLSLADLKDQLKSAMNKVTTPSYSDPRLVFVFCGNGVTYQGMCQQLLKHEPVFRQKISQIEKLFQKFNNMSIIERLESESESKDLSKPDVVQPLLFAIQVGIASLFKHWGIKPDAILGHSVGEVAAAHCSGLLSLEDAVNVIYFRSTLQNKVTGGKMLVVSNMVVSEVLNLLPSYSNKISLAAFNSPQSCTLSGDAEAIDVLHRKLSSSVKSKNLFLRVLDVPAAYHSQMMDPILSQLEDSIGSLQVNDVETQLFSTVTGKEVEQTDFSTGKYWARNIRDPVSFEQAVRSATKEKKNVVFVEIGPRRALQRNIQETLGNDTIVLSSVQPDKDHETMLNTVSKLFELGVQVDWDQFYRGREASPTPFPRYQFDSTQRDVIIAASKVHHTSANHPVLTHTASDSNIFSCDLSSDSVSYLHEHKHNGVAILPGAFYIELGLAAFMASAKPKVPLNTLLVSISFQSPYVFTQNAPEIKVQLEPAVDEIHFKIYSPSTNHASGTITCKRGQLAEEQNISLSSIYKRCNSVLSFEKFYTEIALGGFQYGTVFQNTGDVHYGEEFKEAFSVVTVPEELLSQLHEYCIHPVVLDFLMQLAPVTVAYRSSSRPGFPVKIGSLTVFEPLLEEMIVYLKAVDEGVDHFEVCGCFTDKEGRVLVELKHVMIKYLGSRSHVVEEYFFHNDFNVVCEDINSSNVSEAPKALVFSDQVGLPKAMQPHLSSQSRYISFTQSKEVLSHGFPTLLANLNITDLNKHFQEVLFVWGQEDVTSLRTEYVLENMVSCCEMFRKIVLALRAMQFTNSIRVITYKAAESTVGHISAGFVLSGMTRSCAAEMENLSFQLIDINSVSTEDIRALSQVLQSYPCKRYPELVVKGGLILKPDIVHTPIGSIESTGGRIFSSMSEPCIFQTADPYRITSLSAVPCDVDDTNIQEKSVEIQLSKIAVHSSDYCPVSVSDLNYAQTIYWNNHTSQNHQLLVLDFCGTVTAVGKNVNKLKVGDHVVSCYPIAASSKIVIPEAACYKTKWLTFLKEAPCVSYFVLAWEILHRLLPRVKQQRRLSIISSVPDSSLLKVLIQTANKSGWKAIVGTPCNGMFVDAILLLPPFDKSLLAEVSNCPDVRHVVIVCESQSHCSLEQRAFQNVKDSVHIQTLQMSSILQKGSLITKRPHIHRWLQSMHLDRISFSLETSTFQRMSSGSIDFLSVEESESYFSSKTLSVVALGKDDSKGALSNIQLLPKPTPLFQKKSVYIVTGGLSGLGFETVKFLSKKGGEYIVILSRSSPTPDIQQEIVILERQWSARIVWMACDVSVSEHVLRVIGLIGQKFPSWPIKGVFHSAVVLHDGLIENLDKSHFEKVLKPKVNGALNLHHATKHCKLDYFVCYSSIASFLGNASQTNYAAANSFLDYFCQYRRNIGLSGQSINWGALNLGLLLNKDHLHRFLETRGLMVMDVTEIHESLEQCLLLNKPQQVVCRFHIKNMMSNVLSQNASLTMRMTAFVDEAVQKLKFQKSQSEHTSVPSSPREYIRSVLSQTIGVDKKELDDNSTLPALGIDSMLAMTLQNLIFQDRGVNVPLVTLLDPNGTLSTLVSILSTEGESQNDD is encoded by the exons ATGAACAGAGATTATGAACAATCTGCTGCATTTATGAACCCAAATTTAATCAACCACTGCACCGGCACCGGACTTTCTATGAGTATAGCAGCCAACAGAATCTCCTACATCTTCAACTTCACTGGACCCTCTCTCTCCATTGACTGTGCCTGCTCTTCATCCCTTGTTGCTCTTCATTTAGCTTGTCAAGCCATAAGACAAG GTGACTGCGAGATGGCTCTTTGTGGTGGCGTCAATTGTATCATACAGCCACTAGTCTTTGTCGCTCTCAGCAAAGCAAAGATGATTTCACCTGAAGGCACCAGCAAACCTTTCTCCAGCAAAGCAGATGGCTATGGCAGAGGAGAGGGTTGTGGGATTATTCTTCTGAAGCCACTAAAAAAA GCTCTCAAGGAGAATGACCATGTGTGGGGCATCATAAGCAACACGGCTGTAAACCAAGATGGCCACACAGTCACTCCAATTACCAAGCCATCCATGGTCCAGCAAGAGGAGCTGCTGCGCGGAATCTATTCAGAGTCTGACCTGTTATCGGTCCAGTACATAGAGGCTCATGGGACTGGAACTCCAGTGGGGGATCCCATAGAAGCAGGCAGCATCTCCAAAGTCATTGCCAAAGCCAGACCTCCAGGTTCAGAGACACTCCTCATCGGCTCTGTGAAAGGCAACATTGGACACACTGAATCTGCAGCTGGAGTGGCAGGGCTAATCAAGGTACTCCTAATGATGAAACATGAAACCATTGTCCCTTCACTGTTCTACTCTGAGGACAGTGCCAGTATAGATGCTAAAGCCTTGAATGTAATGATTCCTACTAAAGCAGAAAAGTGGAGAGATTCTATTGCAAGAGTTGCAGGAATAAACAATTTTGGTTTTGGAGGAACAAATGCACATGTTATTGTCAAACAACACAAGCAGTCAAATGTTCCTCAAAAAAGTGGTAGGAAATCACACAATTTATTTGTCCTCTCTGCCAGTTCTGAAAAGTCTATGAGTATGATGATGGAGGACACAATtcaacagatagacagagacaacAAAGGGGATCTAGAAGCTCTTGCATACACATCTGCATGTAGAAGAAGCCACTTGAAACATCGATATCGGAAAGCATTCAGAACTCTCTCTCTGGCTGATCTAAAAGATCAACTCAAGTCTGCCATGAACAAGGTAACAACGCCATCTTACTCAGATCCCAGGCTAGTATTTGTCTTCTGTGGGAACGGTGTAACCTATCAAGGCATGTGCCAGCAGCTCCTGAAACATGAGCCTGTGTTCAGACAGAAGATCAGCCAAATTGAGAAGCTTTTCCAAAAGTTCAATAACATGAGTATCATAGAGAGACTTGAGAGTGAATCAGAGAGTAAGGATCTTTCAAAACCAGATGTTGTCCAGCCCCTCCTCTTTGCCATTCAGGTTGGCATAGCCAGTCTCTTCAAGCACTGGGGCATCAAACCTGATGCCATTCTTGGCCACTCTGTAGGAGAGGTTgctgctgcccactgctctggTCTGTTGTCCCTTGAGGATGCAGTGAACGTGATCTACTTCCGCAGTACTCTGCAGAATAAGGTCACAGGAGGGAAAATGCTTGTGGTCAGTAACATGGTCGTATCAGAGGTCTTGAACCTCCTTCCCTCCTACTCAAATAAGATTTCCTTGGCTGCCTTCAACAGCCCACAGTCCTGCACCCTCTCAGGTGATGCAGAGGCTATAGACGTTCTCCATCGAAAGCTGAGCAGCTCAGTCAAGAGTAAGAATCTGTTCCTCCGTGTTTTGGATGTCCCTGCTGCATACCACAGCCAGATGATGGATCCCATCCTGTCTCAACTAGAGGACAGTATTGGCTCTTTACAGGTCAATGATGTTGAGACACAATTGTTCTCCACAGTGACAGGAAAGGAGGTAGAGCAGACGGACTTCAGCACAGGCAAATACTGGGCCAGGAACATTCGAGATCCAGTTTCATTTGAACAGGCAGTGAGATCAGCAACCAAAGAGAAAAAGAATGTAGTCTTTGTGGAGATTGGCCCGAGAAGAGCTCTACAAAGAAACATCCAGGAGACTCTGGGAAATGACACCATAGTTCTGTCCTCAGTGCAGCCAGATAAAGATCATGAGACAATGCTGAATACTGTGTCCAAACTGTTTGAGTTGGGGGTTCAGGTAGACTGGGATCAGTTCTACAGAGGCCGTGAGGCTTCACCAACACCTTTCCCAAGGTATCAGTTTGATTCTACTCAGAGAGATGTTATCATTGCTGCATCAAAGGTACATCATACATCAGCTAATCATCCTGTGCTAACTCATACAGCTAGCGATAGCAATATCTTCAGTTGTGATCTGTCTTCTGACTCAGTATCCTACCTGCATGAGCATAAACACAATGGTGTTGCCATACTCCCTGGTGCCTTCTATATTGAGTTGGGTTTGGCTGCCTTCATGGCCAGTGCCAAACCAAAGGTTCCACTCAACACACTGCTGGTCAGTATCAGTTTTCAGAGTCCCTATGTTTTCACCCAGAATGCACCAGAGATTAAAGTGCAACTTGAACCAGCAGTGGATGAGATCCATTTTAAGATATATTCTCCCTCCACAAACCATGCATCAGGTACAATAACTTGCAAGCGAGGACAGCTAGCTGAAGAGCAGAACATTTCGCTAAGCTCCATCTACAAAAGATGCAATTCAGTGttgagttttgaaaagttctaCACTGAAATTGCTCTGGGTGGGTTTCAGTATGGCACTGTTTTCCAGAACACGGGGGATGTACACTATGGTGAAGAGTTTAAGGAGGCTTTTTCAGTTGTCACAGTTCCAGAGGAATTGCTGTCTCAGTTGCATGAATACTGCATTCACCCTGTAGTGTTAGACTTCCTGATGCAACTCGCTCCTGTTACAGTAGCATATAGATCCTCTTCAAGGCCCGGGTTTCCTGTCAAAATAGGCAGCTTGACAGTGTTTGAACCCCTGCTAGAGGAAATGATTGTGTATCTGAAAGCAGTTGATGAAGGCGTTGATCACTTTGAAGTATGTGGTTGCTTTACAGACAAAGAGGGAAGGGTTTTGGTTGAGCTTAAGCATGTGATGATTAAATATCTTGGGAGCCGCTCTCATGTTGTTGAAGAATACTTTTTCCACAATGACTTCAATGTTGTCTGTGAGGATATCAATTCCTCTAATGTCAGTGAGGCACCAAAGGCCTTGGTCTTTTCTGACCAGGTAGGCCTTCCAAAAGCCATGCAACCACACTTAAGTTCACAGTCTAGATACATCTCCTTCACACAATCTAAGGAGGTCTTGAGCCATGGATTTCCTACACTCCTGGCAAACCTTAATATCACAGATCTCAACAAACACTTTCAGGAGGTCTTATTTGTGTGGGGTCAGGAAGATGTTACGTCACTGAGAACCGAGTATGTTCTGGAGAATATGGTAAGCTGCTGTGAGATGTTCAGGAAAATTGTCCTGGCACTGAGGGCCATGCAATTTACAAATTCCATCAGAGTAATAACCTACAAGGCAGCGGAGAGCACAGTGGGCCACATCAGCGCAGGCTTTGTCCTGTCAGGCATGACTAGATCGTGTGCTGCAGAAATGGAAAACCTTTCCTTCCAGCTGATTGACATCAATTCTGTCTCTACAGAGGACATCAGAGCTCTGTCTCAGGTCTTACAGTCATACCCTTGCAAAAGATACCCAGAGTTGGTTGTGAAAGGTGGGCTGATTTTGAAACCTGATATTGTACATACTCCCATTGGAAGCATTGAGAGCACTGGGGGAAGGATTTTCTCTTCAATGTCTGAGCCATGCATCTTTCAGACTGCTGATCCGTACAGAATAACTAGCTTGTCTGCTGTTCCCTGTGATGTTGACGATACAAACATCCAAGAGAAATCAGTTGAGATTCAGCTCAGTAAGATAGCTGTTCATTCCTCAGactactgtcctgtcagtgtcTCTGACCTGAACTATGCTCAGACAATATACTGGAACAATCACACATCTCAGAACCACCAGCTCCTGGTTCTTGACTTCTGTGGTACTGTCACAGCTGTAGGGAAAAATGTGAACAAACTGAAAGTGGGAGACCATGTCGTATCATGTTATCCCATTGCTGCATCTTCTAAGATTGTGATTCCCGAAGCAGCATGCTACAAGACAAAGTGGCTCACATTTCTGAAAGAGGCTCCTTGTGTCTCCTACTTTGTTCTGGCATGGGAAATACTGCACAGACTGTTACCTAGAGTCAAACAACAGAGAAGGTTGAGCATCATCTCCTCTGTTCCTGACTCTAGTCTGCTGAAGGTCTTAATCCAAACAGCAAACAAATCAGGATGGAAGGCCATTGTAGGGACACCGTGCAATGGGATGTTTGTTGATGCAATTCTCCTCCTTCCACCATTTGATAAATCTCTGTTGGCAGAAGTCAGCAATTGTCCTGATGTCAGACATGTTGTCATTGTCTGTGAATCCCAGTCCCACTGCTCGCTTGAACAGAGGGCTTTCCAGAATGTTAAGGATAGTGTTCACATACAGACTCTTCAGATGTCCAGCATCTTACAAAAGGGATCACTCATTACCAAGAGACCACACATTCATCGCTGGCTCCAGTCCATGCATTTGGACAGGATATCATTTTCTCTAGAGACCTCTACCTTTCAGAGAATGTCATCCGGTAGCATTGACTTCCTGTCTGTTGAGGAATCTGAGTCGTACTTCAGCTCAAAGACCCTGTCTGTTGTGGCGCTGGGTAAAGATGATTCCAAAGGTGCACTGTCCAACATTCAGTTGCTGCCTAAACCAACCCCGCTTTTCCAGAAGAAGTCTGTGTACATTGTCACAGGTGGTCTCTCTGGGCTGGGGTTTGAAACAGTGAAGTTCCTTTCGAAGAAAGGTGGAGAGTACATCGTCATACTCTCCAGAAGTAGCCCCACACCAGACATACAGCAGGAGATAGTCATTCTGGAGAGACAATGGAGTGCCCGTATTGTATGGATGGCATgtgatgtctctgtctctgagcaTGTGCTCAGAGTGATTGGTCTCATTGGTCAGAAGTTTCCCTCTTGGCCAATCAAAGGGGTGTTTCACAGTGCAGTCGTCCTGCATGATGGGTTGATTGAAAACCTTGACAAATCCCACTTTGAGAAAGTCCTAAAGCCCAAGGTGAATGGAGCTCTGAATCTGCACCACGCCACAAAACACTGCAAGTTAGACTACTTTGTGTGCTACTCTTCCATCGCTTCTTTCCTTGGCAATGCCTCACAAACAAACTATGCAGCAGCTAATTCATTCCTGGACTACTTCTGTCAGTATAGACGGAATATTGGCCTATCTGGGCAATCCATCAACTGGGGAGCTTTGAACCTTGGTCTCCTGCTTAACAAGGATCATTTACACAGGTTTCTGGAGACAAGGGGATTGATGGTGATGGATGTTACAGAGATTCATGAGAGTTTGGAACAATGCCTCTTGCTAAACAAACCCCAACAGGTTGTATGTAGGTTTCACATCAAGAACATGATGAGCAATGTCCTCTCTCAAAATGCATCATTGACCATGCGTATGACTGCATTCGTGGATGAGGCAGTGCAAAAACTCAAATTCCAAAAGTCACAGTCTGAACATACTTCTGTGCCATCATCCCCACGTGAATACATCAGGTCTGTACTGAGTCAAACAATTGGTGTTGACAAGAAGGAGTTAGATGACAATTCTACTCTCCCTGCCTTAGGCATCGACTCAATGCTAGCCATGACCCTGCAGAACCTCATCTTTCAGGATAGGGGTGTGAATGTGCCTCTGGTTACATTGCTGGACCCCAATGGGACACTGTCTACATTGGTATCAATTCTGAGTACTGAGGGTGAATCTCAGAATGATGATTAG